The Euryarchaeota archaeon genomic sequence CTCGGCGTACGTCTTTCCGGCGCTACGTTCGGAGGCGACGAGTGCCGTTATCTTGAACCATGGATGGTCTTGAAGCAGCGAAATGAATCGCTGTCCAACAGCCCCGGTCGCCCCTACTATCGCCACCTTCACATTTTCACCTTTCTTGGGAGTCGCTCGCACACATCGGCGGGCGCAAGCGTCCTGGACGTCCGCTCCATCTTCATTTGTGCACCTGGTTGAGGAAATGCTCGTGTACCGCGGTTATGGCCTTCATCTTGTCCGCCGTCTTCACGACGAAGTTCAAGGCGATGTCCGAAGCGCCAACGCTTATCATCTCGACGTTGACTCCGGCTTTTCCGACCGCGGTGAATATGTGGCCCGCCGTTCCCGGCACGGCGCCGATCCCTTTGCCGACGACGCAGACGAGACTCATCCCGTCGATCGGTTCCACGCCCTGGACGATCCCGTCCTGCATCGCTTGAAGGGCCCGTAGACCGGATTCGATGTCCTTGGAGTTCACAAGCAGCGCGAAGTTCGCTTGGCTCGCGGCCATGTTGTAGACGTTCACGCGCGATTGACCAAGGGCGCTGAAGACGCGCTGCCCGACACCGGGCGTATAGGCCATCCCGGGCCCGTAGAGTTTGAGGATCGCGAGGCCGTCCTTTGCCGCTACACTTATGAGGGCCCTGCGGGCGGTGTTGGGGACACGTTCGATGATGGTGCCTTCGGCCTCGGGCCGGTTCGTGTTCTTCACGACGATCGGTATGCTCTTCTTCGCGACGGGTTCGACGGTCCGGGGATGCAAAATCTCGGCTCCAAGATAGGCAAGCTCGGCCGCCTCGTCGTAGCTCATCCTGTCGACGGGGATGGCCTTCGAGACGATGCGCGGATCGGCCGTGAGGAAACCGTCCACGTCCTTCCATACTTCGAGCCGTTCGGCGTTCAAGGCGTTGGCGATGATCGCAGCTGAGTAGTCGCTCCCACCGCGCCCGAACGTCGTCACGTGGCCGTCGATGTCGCAGCCGAAGAAACCCGTGATCACCGGGATGAGCCCCTGCTCTATCTGGGGCTTCAGTTCCTCCTGGAAGCGGCGTTCGATCATGTGAAGAAGCGGTGAGGCGCCTCCGAAGACGCCGTCGGTGAGGAGGCCTATCTCGTCGGCATCGCACGAGCGGGCTTTGACGCCCATCTCGCGTAAGACCGAGCCGAGGACGCGTACTGACAGCCGTTCGCCGAATGAGAGCGCATAGTCCTGCGTCTTCGGTGTCAATTCTTCGGTGTAGGATATGCCGTAGAGCATGCGTTCGAGGCGTTGCAGGAGGGCGTCTATCTCTTCAGAGGCTTGGAGTCGATGAGAGTTGTCCTTGATGCAGAGTTCGATTGCATCCACGTGACGGTGGCGGAGATCTGCAAGGAGGGCTTTGATGTGCGCCTCGTCGTCCTTGATCTTTGGAAGGCTAGTGGATATCTGGTCGGTCACACCCTCCATCGCGGAAAGCACCACGGCGCGGGGCCCCGTCTGCATGCGGATTATCTCGGCCACACGCGCGAATTGGGCGCCCGAAGTGAGGCTCGCGCCTCCGAATTTCATCACTCGCACGTCGTCGCCCCCACTTCGTCAAGCCAGGCCACGAACTGATTCCCTCGTCGGTCCACGGGCATGTTCACTTGGTTTCACCGCCGTAGTACCGGTTCAAGCCTTCCATCATGCGGCGGAAACGTGTCGGCCTATTTCTCCCTTCACGTATCTCCTCGATCGCCCGGACGAGGGCCGAATACACTTTCGCATTTTGTGGGTTCAAGGCTTGGATCTCCCGATAAAGGTCGGGGTTCTCGGCGGAGACCTCGCGCGATAGTTCGAGCTGTTTTTGGAACGTGGGGCCGCCCGTGTCAGCAAAGTCATCGATCGAGTGGCCGCTCTTTTCAAGCGTCCTGGAAAAGGCTAGGCTGGTCGCATGCGCGAGGCCCAACACATAAGCCATGTACTCGTCGTGTTCTTCGAGACCCATGCGCACGATCCGGACCGCCGTGTCGGAGAAGAGCGCCTCCGCCGCACGGTCGGCCTTCAGTTTCCCCACGGAGGCGACGACGAGGTTCTTTCCAGAAAGAAATCCTGCGGTCGGGCCCCACATGGGATGAAGCGATGTCACTCTCAGCCCTCGCGCGGCGGATTTCCGGAGCGCTGAAGCGACCGGGGTCTTGAGGCTGCAGATGTCGAACGTCAGGGCCTTCGAGTCTGAAGGTATGGAGGCGACGGCCTTTCCCGCGACGGCCATCGGGGTCGCGATCATCACCACGTCGGAGCTTCGGGCCGAGGCTTCGAGGTCCTTCGCTTTCGCATATCCTCGCGGCGCACCCCGCGGGTCATGGATGGAGACCTGCATCCCACGGGAATTCAGATAATCGGCGAACCATCGGCCCATCCGGCCGCGCCCGCCGATGATGAGGGCCTTCCCAGAGGATCGCCGACGCTTGCCCGGTGGCGCTTCCCCTTTCTGTACATCGACCGAGGCCGCGATGAGGATCCGCATCAGATTCTCGCCGACGGCCGGGTCGATCCCACGCTTCCTGCAGAGTCTCAAAGTGTCGCTGATGACCTCTGCTTCGACGCGATAATCGCGGATCGGGAGCCTGAGGCCGCGCTTCAGGTCGCCGATTCTCCTCGCGTAGGTCAGTCGCTTCGCCACGAGCTCGACCAACCGCCGGTCCACGTCATGGATCTCACGTCGCATCCTATGGATGTCACTTGCCAAGCGCACCCCTCCCCTTCTCTCGAAGAAGCAGGTCCGCAAGGACGAAGGCCCCGCAGGCCTCGACGACTGGAACGGCCCGCGGCACGATGCACGGGTCGTGGCGGCCTGCGACTCTCAGTTTCGCGGGCTGCATCGTGTCGAGGTCGACCGTGTCCTGTTCGATAGGGATGGAGGAGGTCGGTTTGAAGGCGACGCGGAAGCGTACCGGCATCCCTGATGTCAATCCGCCGAGGACGCCGCCGTGGTTGTTCGTCCTCGTGCGGACATGGTCCCCCTCGATGATGTAGGCGTCGTTGGCTTGCGAGCCGCGCATCTTCGTGAAGGCGAAACCCGCACCGAATTCCAGGCCCTTCACCGCGGGGATCGCGAAGCATAGGTGCGCCACAAGCGATTCCACGGAGTCGAAGAACGGGTCGCCCAATCCCACCGGCAGTCCCTCTGCGATGAATTCCACGATTCCCCCCACGGAATCGCCGGCGCTACGGGCGTCGGTGACCTCCTTCTCCATGAGCATGGCTTCCGGGGCGCTAGCACATCGCACGGGGTTCGATTCGACGTTCGCTTTCGCCTCGTCGAATCCCACTTCATGGCCCACTTCGATCCTGCCGATCGCCGTCGTGTGCGCCGTGACGCTGATCCCTTCGCGCGCCAGGATCACGCGGGCGGCGCATCCGGCCATGACAAGGGCCGCGGTCAAGCGGCCGCTGAACATGCCGCCGCCGCGGATGTCGTTCATCCCGGCGAATTTCATTGTGCCCGTGAAATCGGCGTGCCCGGGCCGCGGTCTTCTCTTGAATTCCAGGTACTTCGAAGGGTCTGTGTCCGAGTTCTCGATGTACATGAGGATGGGCGCCCCAGTGGTCGTCCCTTCGAGAACGCCGGACGCGACAATCACCCTGTCCCCCTCTTTCCGTTGGGTGACGATCTTGCTTTGCCCGGGCCTCCTCCGGTCCAACTCCTTTTGGATCGCATCCAAGTCGAGGGCGAGGCCCGCGGGGCAACCGTCGACGACCACGCCCACCACTTGCCCGTGGCTCTCGCCGAAGACCGCCATCCTTAGGGCGCCGCCGAAAGTCATCATGCGATCCCCTCCCCACCTGCATCGAGGGGCCCGTGGAATGATCGGCCGAAACGGCGACCCATGTCTATCCTCATTCTCGCACCACCGCCTTCGCGCCAAGACGTTGAAGGTGCGTCACGAAGCCAGGGTACGACACCGCCGCGGAGGATTCGTCGTCGATGACGACGCGTCCGCTCGAGACGAGTCCGGCGATCGCGAAGGCCATCGCGATGCGGTGGTCGCCGTACGTGTTGATCTTCGCGCCGCGCAAGGGGCTGCCGCCGTCGATGCGGAGTCCGTCCGGCAACTCCACGGCGCTTGCGCCCATCCTCGAAAGGCCCTCGGCCATCGCCTTGATCCGGTCGGATTCCTTCAAACGTAGATGCGCCGCCCCGGAAAGCGTGGAGGTGCCCTTTGCGCTCGCCGCGACGACGCAAAGGATCGGGAACAGATCCGGCGTGGCCTTGAGATCAAGGTCGCAGCCCGTGAGGTCGCCGCCGTTGACTTCCACGGACCCCCGTCCAAGCTTGACCATTGCGCCGAACTTCCTCAAGTGTTGGATTATCGCCTTGTCCCCCTGGGCGAGGCCGTTGTCGACGCCGAGGACTTTCACGCGCCCGCCCGTGATCGCCGCGGCCGCAAGCGGAAACGCCGCGGACGAGAAGTCGCCCGGGACCCTGAACGGGTTCTCGCGGTACTTCTCCCCGCCGCCGGTCTTGAAGGAGTTCTCGCGTCGCTCCCATTTCACGCCAAAGCCTTCGAGCATCTCGAGTGTCACCTCCACGTAGGGTTCGGAGAACATCTCGTTGGTGACCGTGATCTGCGTCGATTTACCGGCAAGAGGGGCGGCAATGAGAAGCGACGAGATGAATTGCGAAGAGACGTCACCGCGAATCGTCACGGTCCCCCCGCGCATCGGCCCCGTGATGACGACGGGAGCGCAACCGTTGTCGCGGCTCGAAAAGGCGTCGGCGCCCAAAGTCGACAACGCGGAAAGAAGCGGCCCCATCGGGCGACGCCGGATGGAGGCATCGCCTGTGAAGATGGTGGTCCCTGGGAGGAGCCCTGCCAACCCCGAGAGGAGACGTAGCGTCGTTCCCGAGTTCTTCACGTCGATGACGTCGGGAGGCGCCGACAGCTCCTCCGTCTCCACCCGGTACCCGTTCTTTATCGGCGTGAACTCGGCACCGAAGAGCTCAAGCGCCTCAAGAGTCGCGAGCGTGTCCGCGGAGAGCAAGGGGTTCGTGATGCGGCCTTTCTTCGCGAGCGCGCTCATGATAAGCGCGCGGTGCGTGTAGGATTTTGAAGGCGGCGCATCGATCACACCGCTTATCTCGGAGCGTTCGACCGTGAGCGTCATAGGAGCCCTCCGTTCGTCGGCCGCGAGAGGATTATCTCGCCCTCAAGTCTTCCCCACGCCGCCTTCACGGCATCGACTGTGGCCTCGCTGCAGACGGCGACGGTGGCAGGCCCGGTCCCGGTGAGGCCGGCCGCAAGCGAGCCCGCCCTGATCGCCTCCGCCGTCGCCTCAAGTGAAAGACCGGCGACGGCTGAACAGTATATCCCATTCAAAGTGAGCGCCTTCATCCATCGGCCTTCGGCGGCCAATCCATGGCAGGCTTCCATCTGCGCTCTTACGGGCGAGTAATCGACCTTGGCCGCCTCCGTCTTTCGTATTTGACGCGCCGGGACCAATATCGCTATCCGGAGCGAGGGGTCGATCTCGCGACGCGAGATGAGCAGGCGCGAAACGTTGTCCGTCACCACGACACCGCCGAAGTAGGACGCGCAGGCGTCGTCGTAGGCACCCGTGACACTCACGCCTGCCGCGAGTGCCGCGTCGACGCCCAATGAGATCGTTTCCTCGGGCCCAAGGGAGCGACCCGCGGCGCGGGAGGTTGCGAGGACTAGGGCGTTCGCCGCCGCGGAGCTGCTTTTCAGGCCCCGGGAGATAGGAATGTCGCTTTTCGTCGTGGCGCGGGCCCCTTGTTCTTTCATGCCAACATGGTCAAGGGTGCGGCGCACGCACTCCTCGGCAAGGCGCGTGGTCTCGTCGGGTTGCCCCTCTATCGCGACGGCGATCGTCGGATCGGCAGTTAGTTCCACTTCAGCCGTCGTCGTGAGGCCAATGCCGAAGGCGGCCCCTTTCCCGGTGGCAAGAGCATTGACGATGGTCGCTGCCCCATGGACGGTGGCAGCGCCTCTCACCACGTGCCCTCCGGCCAAGGCCCCGCGGCCTTCACGAAGGAAGGCGACCGCAGCGACGTCATCGAACTGACGCCTCCAGCATCGCGAAGCGCATCAAGGCCCTCGGCGCGGGCCGGTCGAACCAGAACTGGAACGAGAGGATCCCTTGTTCGAGAAGCATCTCGGTCCCTTTGACCACGTTCGCGCGACGCTTCTTGGCCGCTGCGAGCAGCGGCGTGACGGGAGGGGAATAGACCGCATCGAGGACAGTGAGTTTCGAGTGGATGGCCGCGTAATCGAACAAGGGCGCCCCATCAGGCGCGGGGGACGCGCAATTGACGAGCACGTCCGTATCGCGTAACGTTTTCTCCGCGAGCTCAAGTCCGCCGGCGCCGTGAAGACC encodes the following:
- a CDS encoding aspartate kinase, with protein sequence MRVMKFGGASLTSGAQFARVAEIIRMQTGPRAVVLSAMEGVTDQISTSLPKIKDDEAHIKALLADLRHRHVDAIELCIKDNSHRLQASEEIDALLQRLERMLYGISYTEELTPKTQDYALSFGERLSVRVLGSVLREMGVKARSCDADEIGLLTDGVFGGASPLLHMIERRFQEELKPQIEQGLIPVITGFFGCDIDGHVTTFGRGGSDYSAAIIANALNAERLEVWKDVDGFLTADPRIVSKAIPVDRMSYDEAAELAYLGAEILHPRTVEPVAKKSIPIVVKNTNRPEAEGTIIERVPNTARRALISVAAKDGLAILKLYGPGMAYTPGVGQRVFSALGQSRVNVYNMAASQANFALLVNSKDIESGLRALQAMQDGIVQGVEPIDGMSLVCVVGKGIGAVPGTAGHIFTAVGKAGVNVEMISVGASDIALNFVVKTADKMKAITAVHEHFLNQVHK
- the aroA gene encoding 3-phosphoshikimate 1-carboxyvinyltransferase, translated to MTLTVERSEISGVIDAPPSKSYTHRALIMSALAKKGRITNPLLSADTLATLEALELFGAEFTPIKNGYRVETEELSAPPDVIDVKNSGTTLRLLSGLAGLLPGTTIFTGDASIRRRPMGPLLSALSTLGADAFSSRDNGCAPVVITGPMRGGTVTIRGDVSSQFISSLLIAAPLAGKSTQITVTNEMFSEPYVEVTLEMLEGFGVKWERRENSFKTGGGEKYRENPFRVPGDFSSAAFPLAAAAITGGRVKVLGVDNGLAQGDKAIIQHLRKFGAMVKLGRGSVEVNGGDLTGCDLDLKATPDLFPILCVVAASAKGTSTLSGAAHLRLKESDRIKAMAEGLSRMGASAVELPDGLRIDGGSPLRGAKINTYGDHRIAMAFAIAGLVSSGRVVIDDESSAAVSYPGFVTHLQRLGAKAVVRE
- the aroC gene encoding chorismate synthase — translated: MMTFGGALRMAVFGESHGQVVGVVVDGCPAGLALDLDAIQKELDRRRPGQSKIVTQRKEGDRVIVASGVLEGTTTGAPILMYIENSDTDPSKYLEFKRRPRPGHADFTGTMKFAGMNDIRGGGMFSGRLTAALVMAGCAARVILAREGISVTAHTTAIGRIEVGHEVGFDEAKANVESNPVRCASAPEAMLMEKEVTDARSAGDSVGGIVEFIAEGLPVGLGDPFFDSVESLVAHLCFAIPAVKGLEFGAGFAFTKMRGSQANDAYIIEGDHVRTRTNNHGGVLGGLTSGMPVRFRVAFKPTSSIPIEQDTVDLDTMQPAKLRVAGRHDPCIVPRAVPVVEACGAFVLADLLLREKGRGALGK
- a CDS encoding prephenate dehydrogenase/arogenate dehydrogenase family protein, which produces MASDIHRMRREIHDVDRRLVELVAKRLTYARRIGDLKRGLRLPIRDYRVEAEVISDTLRLCRKRGIDPAVGENLMRILIAASVDVQKGEAPPGKRRRSSGKALIIGGRGRMGRWFADYLNSRGMQVSIHDPRGAPRGYAKAKDLEASARSSDVVMIATPMAVAGKAVASIPSDSKALTFDICSLKTPVASALRKSAARGLRVTSLHPMWGPTAGFLSGKNLVVASVGKLKADRAAEALFSDTAVRIVRMGLEEHDEYMAYVLGLAHATSLAFSRTLEKSGHSIDDFADTGGPTFQKQLELSREVSAENPDLYREIQALNPQNAKVYSALVRAIEEIREGRNRPTRFRRMMEGLNRYYGGETK
- a CDS encoding shikimate kinase, whose amino-acid sequence is MRGAATVHGAATIVNALATGKGAAFGIGLTTTAEVELTADPTIAVAIEGQPDETTRLAEECVRRTLDHVGMKEQGARATTKSDIPISRGLKSSSAAANALVLATSRAAGRSLGPEETISLGVDAALAAGVSVTGAYDDACASYFGGVVVTDNVSRLLISRREIDPSLRIAILVPARQIRKTEAAKVDYSPVRAQMEACHGLAAEGRWMKALTLNGIYCSAVAGLSLEATAEAIRAGSLAAGLTGTGPATVAVCSEATVDAVKAAWGRLEGEIILSRPTNGGLL